The region TATTGGCTATTACAATTTTAATAAATTTTGGAGTATAGAATTTTTGATACATTACAACAACTCTACATTTTTGAAGAATTTAAGCTTAGACTATAGTAAATAAAAAATTAGtcaaaatattatttttatgttCTCAATCATATCATAACACTTAAATAAAATTTTGCAATTGTATTTATCTCGAGATTATCCATTTATTGTAATACAGTTTTACATTTAAAATAAAGCTAAACATTTTTATTCTAGGTGGAACAATAGTATGTGCAAACACATTTATAAGTAGGAGGATTTCCAACGGTAGCAACGCATGCTCCATGACCCTTATATGTATTTAAACACCATTCTTTGCAAGCTGTCGGGAGGCATTGACCATCACGAGTGATGACACATTCTTTTGACCATATGTTTCTAGCATTTGTCATTGCTATAcctgtaaaaaaaacaaaaataaaaaaattaaggTTGAGAAATATCAATATCAAATTCTAAAGTGAACTTATATATATTCTTTTAAAAACATACAATATTTTTCTGAAAAAGGTTTGGTTAAACTTTGGATATGAGATAACATCTAAAATCATGAATACTATTTGTTAAAAAAATATAGTCATAAATGCTTGACTAAAACAATATTATTATCCAACACATTTATATAGAATTCATCATACCTGAAATAAAGAAGACAATGACGATAATTGTCATGAAAGAAAACTTAGCCATCTCAAATATAGCTTGAATATCAAAAGCAAAATAAGGTTCATTCTTGTTAAAAGGACTTCATAGGTTTATATAGAAATCATCAAATAtcaaataatttataaatatgtAGTAAATACATATATTTTTTATGTATGTTCATGCCActtaaaaaataattaatttttataattCTTATAACTGAGtataaatttttattatatttaagGAAATATGATTTACAATTCTAGTTTGGTAGTTGTTAAATGATGTACCTATTAAATAAGTCAAGAAAAATGTATTTTTAACTTTTACAAGACAAGCAATTCTAAATTAAAATAATATGGCACACTTATCTGATACAAAATAATATTTTATGGGCTAAATTACAATTTTGATCCTCAATTTTACTTGATTCATGAAATTAATTCTAATTCAAACAATTTTGGTCTCCTATTTTGAATTCAAACAGTTTTAGtcattttttcacattttttgaTAGTAAATCGATGAGATGTTTGTTTTTTAAGTTATACGTTCATATATAATGTTCAACAATATGGTTATACGGTGATTTGACGTGTTTTACAAGTAatttatcatttaaaaaaaatagaattaTCGATAATTTTAAATGCAAAAGTATGAGAGGAAGACCAAAACTGCTTAATTTAAATTAGGATGACCAaaatagtttaaatttaaaatagaGAGACCAATTTCATAAACCAGATAATATAGGAATCAAATAGTTAAGCATGCTTAATTTCGAACTTTTAAAACTTGGAGTAATTAATTTTTGATATTGGCTAttataattttaataaatttttgagTATATTATTATTGATTTATTTTTGATACATTACAACAACTCTACTTTTTTGAAGAATCGAATCTTAGACTATAGTAAATAAAAAATTAGTCAAAATATTAATTTTATGTTCTCAATCATAATAAAACACTTAAATAAAATTTTGCAATTTTAATTATCTTGAATTTATCCATTTAATTTAATACAATTTTACATTTAAAATAAAGCTTAATATTTTTATTCTAGGCGGAACAATAGTATGTGCAAACACATTTATAAGTAGGAGGATTTTCAATGGTAACAACGCATGCTCCATGACCCTTATATGTATTTAAACACCATTCTTTGCAAGCTATAGGAAGGCATCGACCATCACGAGTGATGACACATTCTTTTGACAATATGTTTCTAGCACTTGTCATTGCTATAACtctaaaaaattaaaattaaaattaaaaaattaagTGACAAAGATATACATATCAAACTCTAAAGTGTATTTATACATATTCTTTtaaaaacttataatatttttGTGAAAAATGTTTGGTTAAAAATTTGGGTATGAGATATCATCTAAAATCATGAATACTATTTGTTAAAAAAATATAGTTATAAATACATGACTAAAAGAATATTATTATCCAACATATGAGAATTCATCATTTATATAGAATTCAACATACCTGAAATAAAGAAGACAATGACGATAATTAACATGAAAGAAAACATAGCCATCTCAATTGTATCTTTAATATCAAAAGCAAAATAAGGTTCATTCTTGTTAAAAGCAATGTTTTAAAAATCAAACTGGAAATCAAACCGGTGGAACTTGCGGTTTAA is a window of Lathyrus oleraceus cultivar Zhongwan6 chromosome 6, CAAS_Psat_ZW6_1.0, whole genome shotgun sequence DNA encoding:
- the LOC127097313 gene encoding defensin-like protein 156, encoding MAKFSFMTIIVIVFFISGIAMTNARNIWSKECVITRDGQCLPTACKEWCLNTYKGHGACVATVGNPPTYKCVCTYYCST